The following is a genomic window from Bacteroides sp..
CGAAGATGATGGCTGTTTTCAGGGTATCGAACGAGGTGTCGTTGCGGCGTGCGATATAGCCGATGAGGCCCCCGGCAAAAGTGTCGCCGGCACCCGTGGGGTCGAAGACCTCGTCGAGGGGCATCGCCGGGGCAATGAAGATCTGGTCTTCAAAGAAAAGCATCGCCCCGTGCTCACCTTTCTTGACGATGAGGTATTTGGGTCCCATGGTGAGGATCTTGCGGGCTGCCCTGACAAGCGAATGCTCGCCTGAGAGCTGGCGTGCCTCCTCGTCGTTGATGGTCAGCACGTCGACCATGGTCAGCACCTCCATCAGGTCATCCCAGGCGGAGTCCATCCAGAAGTTCATGGTATCCATCACAATGAGCTTGGGACGCTCTGTCATCTGCTCAATGACGCGCCGCTGAATGGCCGGGGTCAGGTTGCCCAGCAAGAGGTAATCGCTTGTAAGGGCGTGCTCTGGCACCACAGGGTCGAAATCGGCCAGTACATTCAGG
Proteins encoded in this region:
- a CDS encoding PfkB family carbohydrate kinase — encoded protein: MSLLIVGTVAFDEVETPYGKTGKILGGAGTYIGLAASLLTDEISIVSVVGGDFPKKYLDLFRDKKIDTSGLKVVEDGKTFFWAGKYHQDMNTRDTLITDLNVLADFDPVVPEHALTSDYLLLGNLTPAIQRRVIEQMTERPKLIVMDTMNFWMDSAWDDLMEVLTMVDVLTINDEEARQLSGEHSLVRAARKILTMGPKYLIVKKGEHGAMLFFEDQIFIAPAMPLDEVFDPTGAGDTFAGGLIGYIARRNDTSFDTLKTAIIFGSAMASFTVEKFGTDRLLEIGEAEIQNRLAAFASLVAFKI